A single genomic interval of Pseudomonadota bacterium harbors:
- a CDS encoding response regulator — protein MNNATFTVATIGLGEGELRWLQQIVETSQSQALRFVPYVGSPETAPDIVLIDSDTPQALQSWSGFLKAKAQGKTISGIVLAREQPADNPKYFIQRPVSATRLLAMLEKVAIEKHGAPRDAAPVSAGDTITRTNTGTRGVQTNGLPGVKALVVDASFPVRTQLKNALKPVASHVDLAQTGEEAIEFINNKRYDIIFLEVMLPGIDGYEICRMIKRDPKKRTTPVVLLVASASPAESIKGKLALATCDTYLWKPLQQAVIDDVVKKLLSIPTPA, from the coding sequence ATGAATAACGCGACATTTACCGTTGCGACCATTGGCCTAGGTGAAGGTGAACTCCGATGGTTGCAGCAGATCGTGGAGACTTCGCAATCGCAGGCGCTGCGCTTTGTACCTTACGTAGGGAGTCCTGAGACTGCGCCGGACATAGTGCTTATCGATTCCGATACGCCACAGGCTCTCCAGAGTTGGAGCGGTTTTCTCAAGGCTAAAGCACAAGGAAAAACGATCTCCGGTATTGTGTTGGCGCGCGAGCAGCCCGCGGACAATCCGAAATATTTTATTCAGCGGCCAGTGAGCGCAACGCGGCTTCTAGCCATGTTGGAGAAGGTTGCCATTGAGAAGCATGGTGCGCCGCGCGACGCTGCGCCGGTCTCTGCGGGCGACACGATAACACGCACCAATACTGGGACGCGAGGCGTGCAAACTAACGGCTTACCTGGTGTGAAGGCGCTCGTCGTGGATGCCAGTTTCCCGGTCAGGACGCAGCTGAAGAACGCACTTAAACCGGTCGCCTCCCATGTCGATCTCGCACAAACCGGGGAAGAGGCGATCGAGTTCATCAATAACAAACGCTACGACATCATATTTCTTGAGGTGATGTTACCGGGGATAGACGGTTACGAAATCTGCCGGATGATCAAGCGCGACCCTAAGAAACGAACAACCCCGGTGGTTCTGCTCGTGGCCAGCGCTTCGCCCGCGGAGAGTATCAAAGGCAAGCTCGCGCTTGCGACCTGCGATACCTACCTCTGGAAGCCTTTGCAGCAGGCGGTCATTGACGATGTCGTCAAAAAGCTGCTGTCTATTCCAACACCCGCCTAG
- a CDS encoding serine/threonine protein kinase: MLAGKRITFAGDQTASADDAGAFNDAERSTVATRLFEGPGPLTPDLDRPLNVPGYTLIREIGTGGMASIFLAERHQDGQHLVLKILPFKAQENPVPFKRFMREYNLLRKLCHPHVARVFERGFASDLAYIAMEYFTAGDLKARIKHSIDPAAAIHFLRQISLGLDAIHRIDVIHRDLKPANILFRDEQRLAIIDFGIAKDTNASGDLTSANSLLGTAYYISPELITRQDVDKRSDLYSVGVILYQMLTGVLPYRGATPYEVFQAHLETPIPSLPSEISRYQSLVNTLLAKDPNDRFQSTAELLDGLDRAA; encoded by the coding sequence GTGCTGGCGGGCAAAAGAATAACCTTCGCAGGGGATCAAACGGCAAGCGCGGATGACGCCGGCGCATTCAATGATGCGGAGCGTAGCACCGTTGCTACGCGCTTGTTCGAAGGTCCTGGCCCATTAACACCGGATCTGGATCGGCCTTTAAACGTACCTGGGTACACGCTCATCCGTGAAATCGGCACGGGCGGAATGGCATCTATTTTTCTCGCTGAACGTCATCAAGATGGGCAACATCTGGTACTCAAAATCCTACCTTTCAAAGCGCAAGAGAACCCCGTTCCCTTTAAACGCTTCATGCGCGAATACAACCTCTTGAGAAAACTCTGCCACCCTCACGTCGCCAGAGTCTTCGAGCGCGGATTCGCGAGCGATCTAGCCTATATCGCAATGGAATACTTCACGGCAGGCGATTTAAAAGCAAGGATAAAGCACAGTATAGACCCGGCGGCAGCGATACACTTCCTCCGTCAGATTTCATTAGGGTTAGACGCGATCCACCGGATTGACGTGATCCATCGGGATCTTAAACCGGCTAATATCTTGTTCCGGGATGAGCAACGCTTGGCTATCATCGATTTCGGGATAGCGAAAGATACCAATGCCAGCGGAGATCTCACCTCGGCAAACTCGCTGCTGGGCACCGCATACTATATAAGTCCCGAATTAATCACCCGCCAGGACGTGGATAAACGCAGCGATCTCTATAGCGTCGGCGTCATCCTATATCAGATGTTAACGGGGGTCTTGCCCTATCGCGGCGCCACTCCCTACGAGGTCTTTCAAGCTCATCTCGAGACTCCGATTCCAAGCCTTCCGTCCGAAATCTCGCGTTATCAGTCCTTGGTTAACACATTGCTTGCGAAAGACCCCAACGATCGATTCCAAAGCACCGCTGAACTGCTTGATGGTTTGGACCGGGCGGCGTAA